The Procambarus clarkii isolate CNS0578487 chromosome 56, FALCON_Pclarkii_2.0, whole genome shotgun sequence genome includes a region encoding these proteins:
- the LOC123750330 gene encoding IgA FC receptor-like: MGFWEVFYFPKIPKTPQDSPRLPKIPKTPQDSPRSPRLPKIPKTPQDFPRSSRLPQDPQDFPRSSRLPKILKIPQDSPRSEGSPRSPRLPKILKTSPRSSRLPKIPKTPQDPQE; encoded by the coding sequence atggggttctgggaggtcttctacttCCCCAAGATCCCCAAGACTCCCCAAGACTCCCCAAGACTCCCCAAGATCCCCAAGACTCCCCAAGACTCCCCAAGATCCCCAAGACTCCCCAAGATCCCCAAGACTCCCCAAGACTTCCCAAGATCCTCAAGACTTCCCCAAGATCCTCAAGACTTCCCAAGATCCTCAAGACTCCCCAAGATCCTCAAGATTCCCCAAGACTCCCCAAGATCCGAAGGCTCCCCAAGATCCCCAAGACTTCCCAAGATCCTCAAGACTTCCCCAAGATCCTCAAGGCTCCCCAAGATCCCCAAGACTCCCCAAGACCCCCAAGAATAG